From Sinorhizobium sp. B11:
GCCGCGCTGGGTGCTGGGCTTCCTCATTTCGCGCCGCCAGAACAAGTTCCTTGATGAATTTCCGAATGCGCTCGACGTTATCGTCCGCTCCATCCGCTCCGGCCTGCCGCTGAACGACGCGATCCGCCTCGTTGCGACCGATGGGGTCGAGCCGGTCAAGGGCGAATTCCGCCGTATCGTCGAATCGCAGCAGGTCGGCCTCAGCGTGCCCGAAGCCTGCGCCCGCATGACCAATCAGATGCCGTTGCAGGAAGTCAATTTCTTCGCGATCGTCATCGCCATCCAGTCGCAGGCTGGCGGCAACCTGTCGGAAGCGATCGGCAACCTTTCAAAGGTGCTGCGTGACCGCAAGAAGATGAAGGCCAAGGTCAAGGCGCTGTCGATGGAAGCCAAGGCATCGGCCTGCATCATCGGCGCCCTGCCTTTTATCGTTGCCCTGCTCGTTTACCTCACGTCGCCGCAATACATGATGCTCTTGTTCACCGATCCGCGCGGCCACTTCATCATGGGCTTTTCGGCGGTTTGGATGTCGATCGGTATCTTCGTGATGCGCAACATGATCAATTTCGATATCTAGCGGGAGCAAGGCACATGTCGCAGGAACTCGCCGCAACATTGACCGATCCCGCCATGATCGTGGCGGTGCTCGTCGCCATCGCTGTCTTTGCCACTTTCTACACGCTTGCCGTTCCTTTTTTCGAGCGTGGTGATCTCAACAAGCGCATGAAGGCCGTCTCGACCGAGCGTGAGCAGATCCGCGCCCGCGAGCGCGCCCGTATGAATGCCGACACTGGCAGTAAGGCGACGCTCAGAAACCAGAACAATCGATCCGTCCGTCAAATTGTCGAGCGGTTCAATCTGCGCAAGGCGCTTGTCGACGACAACACGATGAACAAGCTGCGCGCGGCTGGTCTGCGTTCGGAAAATGCGCTGAACACTTTCCTTGT
This genomic window contains:
- a CDS encoding type II secretion system F family protein, which encodes MFGIDPTVLAIVVLAAVAAAAVSYAVLFSRIESDKKSASRINRVKSAEVDRTKVKAARDRVQELSKRRKSVQDSLKDLEKRQHEKTKKTLSLKSRLVQAGLPITPTRFYLFSAFFALVLLVLLFIAGASTPVMLGIPVAAGLGLPRWVLGFLISRRQNKFLDEFPNALDVIVRSIRSGLPLNDAIRLVATDGVEPVKGEFRRIVESQQVGLSVPEACARMTNQMPLQEVNFFAIVIAIQSQAGGNLSEAIGNLSKVLRDRKKMKAKVKALSMEAKASACIIGALPFIVALLVYLTSPQYMMLLFTDPRGHFIMGFSAVWMSIGIFVMRNMINFDI